A genomic segment from Janibacter sp. DB-40 encodes:
- a CDS encoding antitoxin codes for MGFFDKLLGRSGQLKDKAGTYASEHGDSIAQSLDKAGQAANRATKGRFGGQIERATGAAKTGVHKLGEQGGPAGGGPAGGGSAPPPPPPPGGPPPGGPGRG; via the coding sequence ATGGGATTCTTCGACAAGCTCCTCGGCAGGAGCGGACAGCTCAAGGACAAGGCCGGCACGTACGCCTCGGAGCACGGCGACTCGATCGCGCAGAGCCTCGACAAGGCCGGACAGGCGGCCAACAGGGCCACCAAGGGCCGCTTCGGGGGCCAGATCGAGAGGGCCACGGGCGCGGCGAAGACCGGCGTCCACAAGCTTGGCGAGCAGGGTGGCCCGGCCGGGGGAGGACCCGCGGGTGGCGGGTCCGCTCCTCCGCCGCCCCCACCTCCGGGGGGACCCCCTCCGGGCGGTCCCGGGCGCGGCTGA
- the dusB gene encoding tRNA dihydrouridine synthase DusB: MTILTQPTSPTQHTVPAAGQRVLPPLRIGRHVIDSPVVLAPMAGITNRAFRRLCREAGDAGLAASGASGAHSLYVNEMVTSRALVERKPESMRLIEHDEDETPRSVQLYSVDPATTARAVRMLVAEDRADHIDLNFGCPVPKVTRKGGGAALPWKRDLFRAIVSAAVTEGAKGDVPVTIKMRVGIDEEHHTYLDAATAAVEEGVAAVALHARTAGQAYSGTADWSRIRLLKETITSVPVLGNGDIWSAEDALRMVAETGCDGVVVGRGCLGRPWLFADLAAAFNGAQVRIRPSLGEVSATLRRHAELLTEFYEGDQLRACRDIRKHIAWYLKGFPAGSTVRNQLALVDSLAALDDLIATLDPDTPWPGEAAEGQRGRAGSSRVVALPEGWLASRELDAEQQARVAQAEQSVVDGG; this comes from the coding sequence ATGACCATCCTGACCCAGCCCACGAGCCCGACCCAGCACACCGTCCCGGCCGCAGGACAGCGGGTACTGCCACCCCTTCGCATCGGTCGGCACGTCATCGACTCACCCGTGGTCCTCGCCCCGATGGCCGGGATCACCAACCGTGCCTTCCGGCGGCTGTGCCGCGAGGCCGGCGATGCCGGTCTGGCCGCCAGCGGGGCCTCGGGGGCACACAGCCTCTACGTCAACGAGATGGTCACCTCCCGGGCGCTCGTCGAGCGCAAGCCGGAGTCGATGCGCCTCATCGAGCACGACGAGGACGAGACGCCGCGCAGCGTGCAGCTCTACAGCGTCGACCCGGCGACCACCGCGCGGGCGGTGCGCATGCTCGTCGCCGAGGACCGCGCGGACCACATCGACCTCAACTTCGGCTGCCCGGTCCCGAAGGTCACCCGCAAGGGCGGGGGAGCGGCGCTGCCGTGGAAGCGCGACCTCTTCCGTGCGATCGTCTCCGCGGCCGTGACCGAGGGGGCGAAGGGGGACGTCCCCGTCACCATCAAGATGCGGGTCGGGATCGACGAGGAGCACCACACCTACCTCGATGCGGCCACCGCCGCGGTCGAGGAGGGCGTCGCCGCCGTCGCGCTGCACGCCCGCACCGCAGGCCAGGCCTACTCCGGCACGGCCGACTGGTCGCGCATTCGCCTGCTCAAGGAGACGATCACGAGCGTCCCCGTCCTGGGCAACGGCGACATCTGGTCGGCCGAGGACGCGCTGCGCATGGTGGCGGAGACCGGCTGCGACGGTGTCGTCGTCGGACGCGGCTGCCTGGGCCGGCCGTGGCTCTTCGCCGACCTCGCTGCGGCCTTCAACGGCGCGCAGGTGCGCATCCGCCCCTCCCTCGGCGAGGTGTCCGCGACGCTGCGTCGGCACGCCGAGCTGCTCACCGAGTTCTACGAGGGTGACCAGCTGCGCGCCTGCCGCGACATCCGCAAGCACATCGCCTGGTACCTCAAGGGGTTCCCCGCCGGCTCGACGGTGCGCAACCAGCTCGCGCTCGTCGACTCCCTCGCAGCACTCGACGACCTCATCGCCACCCTCGACCCGGACACCCCCTGGCCGGGGGAGGCTGCCGAGGGCCAGCGCGGTCGCGCCGGGTCCTCACGCGTCGTCGCCCTCCCGGAGGGGTGGCTCGCCAGCCGCGAGCTCGACGCCGAGCAGCAGGCCCGGGTCGCGCAGGCGGAGCAGTCCGTCGTCGACGGCGGCTGA
- a CDS encoding DUF1648 domain-containing protein, with translation MSRETMHEAGGQAGERASLRPALPWLVVTLALGLAAVVIGLVRLDQLPDPYPVHFGPAGDPDRFTDRSPGAVLMPAVVGQLSGLAVFATLLLMRAQGHRAVVPPLAALGLVIGGGISLISIAQYLSADAVPPPWSFWLLLAGIVVTTAWVVHASVRSSRRSADEREGWKLGGLVYSDQDDPDVFVPKRTGVGVTVNLGRPMGWVVMGLVLLPGVLVVLGVVVWT, from the coding sequence ATGAGCAGGGAGACGATGCACGAAGCGGGCGGGCAGGCCGGGGAGCGCGCCTCACTACGCCCGGCGCTGCCCTGGCTGGTGGTGACGCTCGCGCTCGGCCTCGCCGCCGTCGTCATCGGGCTCGTGCGCCTGGACCAGCTGCCCGATCCGTACCCGGTCCACTTCGGGCCCGCCGGGGACCCGGACCGCTTCACCGATCGCTCCCCCGGCGCCGTCCTGATGCCGGCGGTCGTCGGCCAGCTGAGCGGGCTGGCCGTCTTCGCCACTTTGCTGCTCATGCGCGCTCAGGGCCATCGCGCGGTGGTCCCGCCGCTCGCCGCGCTCGGCCTCGTCATCGGCGGCGGGATCTCGCTGATCTCGATCGCCCAGTACCTCTCCGCGGACGCGGTGCCGCCGCCGTGGAGCTTCTGGCTGCTCCTGGCCGGGATCGTCGTGACCACGGCCTGGGTCGTCCACGCGTCCGTGCGCTCGAGTCGTCGGAGCGCGGACGAGCGCGAGGGCTGGAAGCTGGGCGGTCTCGTCTACTCCGACCAGGACGACCCGGACGTCTTCGTCCCCAAGCGCACGGGCGTCGGCGTCACGGTCAATCTCGGACGCCCGATGGGCTGGGTGGTCATGGGCCTGGTCCTGCTGCCCGGCGTCCTGGTCGTCCTCGGTGTGGTGGTGTGGACATGA
- a CDS encoding cation diffusion facilitator family transporter, with protein MTGATGTRQHLEKFAWLSIAAAVATIVLKTGAWWITDSVGLLADAAESIVNLVAAVAALIALRVAGRVADDDHHFGHSKAEYFSAAIEGGMIFVAAAFIIWQAISRLLEPRPIDQVGLGLAISVVASVINGAVAFLLIRAGRQHRSITLRADGQHLLTDVWTSVGVLVGVGLVVVTGLEVLDPIVALLVGANILWTGWRLLNESGTGLMDAALTPQENADIADTIAAQCTDEVTVHGLRTRVAGHVSFAEFHVLVPGAWSVRRAHDIVEDIEAVIAEEHPDLRVTVHIEPSEDPRSYDDFGGYEIPIEPLADTDAAAREEAP; from the coding sequence ATGACGGGCGCGACGGGGACCCGGCAGCACCTGGAGAAGTTCGCCTGGCTGTCCATCGCGGCGGCCGTGGCCACCATCGTGCTCAAGACCGGCGCGTGGTGGATCACCGACTCGGTCGGCCTGCTCGCCGACGCGGCCGAGTCGATCGTCAACCTCGTCGCCGCCGTGGCCGCGCTGATCGCCCTGCGGGTCGCCGGGCGGGTCGCTGACGACGACCACCACTTCGGTCACTCGAAGGCCGAGTACTTCTCCGCGGCGATCGAGGGCGGGATGATCTTCGTCGCTGCCGCCTTCATCATCTGGCAGGCGATCAGTCGGCTGCTCGAGCCGCGGCCCATCGACCAGGTCGGCCTCGGTCTGGCGATCTCCGTGGTGGCCTCGGTGATCAACGGCGCCGTGGCCTTCCTGCTCATCAGGGCCGGCCGTCAGCACCGCTCGATCACCCTGCGCGCCGACGGCCAGCACCTGCTGACCGACGTGTGGACCTCCGTCGGCGTCCTCGTCGGGGTGGGGCTCGTCGTCGTCACCGGTCTCGAGGTACTCGACCCGATCGTCGCCCTCCTCGTCGGCGCCAACATCCTGTGGACCGGGTGGCGACTGCTCAACGAGTCGGGCACCGGTCTGATGGATGCCGCCCTCACCCCGCAGGAGAACGCCGACATCGCCGACACCATCGCCGCCCAGTGCACCGACGAGGTCACGGTCCACGGCCTGCGCACCCGCGTGGCCGGCCACGTCTCCTTCGCCGAGTTCCACGTCCTCGTCCCCGGCGCGTGGTCGGTCCGGCGGGCACACGACATCGTCGAGGACATCGAGGCGGTCATCGCGGAGGAGCACCCGGACCTGCGCGTGACCGTCCACATCGAGCCCAGCGAGGACCCGCGCTCGTACGACGACTTCGGCGGCTACGAGATCCCCATCGAGCCGCTGGCGGACACCGACGCCGCCGCCCGCGAGGAGGCCCCGTGA
- a CDS encoding sulfurtransferase has translation MSALLAPSSLLDELADHTRPGPVVLDVQFTLTGDGPHLYAAGHLPGAPFVDLDAVLAGEPGRGGRHPLPDPGVLQEGLRAAGVDVDSRVVVYDQATSLAAARAWWVLRWAGLADVRVLDGGLAAWRAAGGDVVTGAVSPAEGSVTVRPGSVPVLGADDAAHLAATGVLVDARTPERYRGEAEPIDPVAGHVPGAVNVPMGDLTTDEGRLRSPEELRERFAAEGVDGSAPVGTYCGSGVTAAHTALALHEIGIEAAVYVGSWSHWVTDPGRPVATGA, from the coding sequence GTGAGTGCCCTCCTCGCCCCCTCGTCGCTGCTGGACGAGCTCGCCGACCACACCCGGCCCGGTCCGGTCGTCCTCGACGTCCAGTTCACCCTCACCGGTGACGGGCCGCACCTCTACGCCGCCGGCCACCTCCCGGGAGCCCCCTTCGTCGACCTGGACGCCGTCCTCGCCGGTGAGCCGGGACGCGGTGGCCGTCACCCCCTTCCCGATCCCGGCGTGCTGCAGGAGGGCCTGCGCGCCGCCGGCGTCGACGTCGACTCGCGCGTCGTCGTCTACGACCAGGCGACCTCCCTCGCCGCCGCGCGCGCCTGGTGGGTGCTGCGGTGGGCGGGCCTGGCCGACGTCCGTGTCCTCGACGGCGGTCTCGCCGCCTGGCGGGCCGCCGGGGGCGACGTGGTCACGGGGGCCGTCTCCCCCGCCGAGGGGTCGGTGACGGTGCGGCCGGGGTCCGTCCCGGTGCTCGGGGCCGACGACGCGGCCCACCTCGCGGCCACCGGCGTCCTCGTCGACGCCCGGACCCCCGAGCGGTACCGCGGGGAGGCCGAGCCGATCGACCCGGTCGCCGGGCACGTCCCCGGTGCGGTCAACGTGCCCATGGGCGACCTCACGACGGACGAAGGGAGGCTGCGCTCCCCCGAGGAGCTGCGGGAACGGTTCGCGGCCGAGGGCGTCGACGGGAGCGCCCCTGTCGGCACCTACTGCGGGTCGGGAGTCACCGCCGCGCACACCGCCCTGGCGCTGCACGAGATCGGCATCGAGGCCGCCGTCTACGTCGGCAGCTGGAGCCACTGGGTCACCGACCCCGGCCGCCCGGTCGCCACCGGGGCCTGA
- a CDS encoding alpha/beta hydrolase → MAGPGAPIRLLLIHGSRLNAAAWIPLEEALLGQIVCDHIDLPGHGLQQHVPFTMEGAVAAVDEAVEALDPGRHRIVLGGHSLGGYVAMEWAARHHGKLAGLVLMGATAQPSSRLAGIYRAFGSALRAGLEDVRRAESLRETDAASLRRIIGSRTAAEVLKRGPGLQAIPDAWDAVIDGVDLRALADVDVPVVAINGEFDQFRVGEGTARALRHDIEIVRVPGATHFAPMTHAGPVATAIRAFVDSLPA, encoded by the coding sequence ATGGCGGGCCCGGGGGCGCCGATCCGGCTGTTGCTGATCCACGGCAGCCGACTCAACGCCGCCGCGTGGATCCCCCTGGAGGAGGCCCTGCTGGGGCAGATCGTCTGTGACCACATCGACCTGCCGGGTCACGGACTGCAGCAGCACGTCCCCTTCACCATGGAGGGTGCCGTCGCGGCGGTGGACGAGGCGGTCGAGGCCCTCGATCCGGGCCGGCACCGCATCGTCCTCGGCGGGCACAGCCTCGGTGGGTACGTGGCGATGGAGTGGGCGGCGCGCCACCACGGCAAGCTGGCCGGCCTCGTCCTCATGGGAGCGACCGCGCAGCCCTCGTCGCGGCTGGCCGGGATCTACCGCGCCTTCGGCAGCGCGCTGCGGGCGGGCCTGGAGGACGTGCGCAGGGCGGAGTCCCTCCGGGAGACCGACGCCGCCTCCCTGCGACGGATCATCGGGTCCCGGACCGCGGCGGAGGTCCTGAAGCGAGGGCCCGGGCTCCAGGCGATCCCCGACGCCTGGGACGCGGTGATCGACGGGGTGGATCTCCGCGCGCTCGCGGACGTCGACGTGCCGGTGGTCGCGATCAACGGCGAGTTCGACCAGTTCCGGGTCGGGGAGGGCACGGCACGGGCCCTGCGCCACGACATCGAGATCGTGCGCGTGCCCGGCGCCACGCACTTCGCGCCGATGACCCATGCCGGCCCGGTCGCCACGGCCATCCGGGCCTTCGTCGACTCCCTGCCCGCCTGA
- a CDS encoding glycine--tRNA ligase: MAKPTSTVDTVVNLCKRRGFVFPCGEIYGGTRSAWDYGPLGVELKENIKRQWWRSMVTGRDDVVGLDSSIILPRETWVASGHVGTFSDPLIECLNCHKRHRQDHLQEAVADKAAKKGREGAEVDPDQVPLTEIVCPDCGTRGEWTEPREFNMMLKTYLGVIEDESGLHYLRPETAQGIFINFNNVLQTSRKKPPFGIAQTGKSFRNEITPGNFIFRTREFEQMEMEFFVKPGEDEEWHEYWIQERTRWYTDLGIDPDNLRHFEHPQEKLSHYAKRTVDIEYRFNFAGNEWGELEGIANRTDYDLTSHSKHSGTDLSFFDQANNEKYTPYVIEPAAGLSRSIMTFLVDAYAEDEAPNAKGGVDKRTVLRLDHRLAPVKAAVLPLSRNADLSPKARDLAARLRRNWNVDFDDAQAIGKRYRRQDEIGTPYCITVDFDTLEDDAVTIRERDSMRQERVSIDQVEAWLAPRLLGC, translated from the coding sequence ATGGCCAAGCCGACCTCCACCGTGGACACCGTCGTCAACCTCTGCAAGCGCCGAGGCTTCGTCTTCCCCTGCGGAGAGATCTACGGCGGGACCCGCTCCGCCTGGGACTACGGCCCCCTGGGCGTGGAGCTGAAGGAGAACATCAAGCGCCAGTGGTGGCGCTCCATGGTCACCGGCCGCGACGACGTCGTCGGCCTGGACTCATCGATCATCCTGCCGCGCGAGACGTGGGTGGCCTCCGGCCACGTCGGCACCTTCAGCGACCCGCTCATCGAGTGCCTCAACTGCCACAAGCGCCACCGGCAGGACCACCTGCAGGAGGCCGTGGCGGACAAGGCGGCGAAGAAGGGCCGAGAAGGCGCCGAGGTCGACCCCGATCAGGTGCCGTTGACGGAGATCGTCTGCCCGGACTGCGGCACCCGCGGGGAGTGGACCGAGCCGCGCGAGTTCAACATGATGCTCAAGACCTACCTCGGGGTCATCGAGGACGAGTCGGGCCTGCACTACCTGCGCCCGGAGACCGCCCAGGGCATCTTCATCAACTTCAACAACGTCCTGCAGACCTCGCGCAAGAAGCCGCCCTTCGGCATCGCGCAGACCGGCAAGTCGTTCCGCAACGAGATCACGCCGGGCAACTTCATCTTCCGTACCCGCGAGTTCGAGCAGATGGAGATGGAGTTCTTCGTCAAGCCGGGCGAGGACGAGGAGTGGCACGAGTACTGGATCCAGGAGCGCACCCGCTGGTACACCGACCTCGGGATCGACCCGGACAACCTGCGCCACTTCGAGCACCCGCAGGAGAAGCTGAGTCACTACGCGAAGCGCACCGTCGACATCGAGTACCGCTTCAACTTCGCCGGCAACGAGTGGGGCGAGCTGGAGGGCATCGCCAACCGCACCGACTACGACCTCACCTCGCACAGCAAGCACTCCGGCACGGACCTGTCCTTCTTCGACCAGGCCAACAACGAGAAGTACACCCCGTACGTCATCGAGCCGGCGGCCGGTCTCTCCCGCTCGATCATGACCTTCCTCGTGGATGCGTACGCCGAGGACGAGGCCCCCAACGCGAAGGGGGGCGTGGACAAGCGCACCGTGCTGCGCCTCGACCACCGGCTGGCTCCCGTCAAGGCGGCGGTGCTGCCGCTCTCGCGCAATGCCGACCTCTCGCCCAAGGCCCGCGACCTGGCCGCCCGGCTGCGCAGGAACTGGAACGTCGACTTCGACGACGCCCAGGCGATCGGCAAGCGGTACCGCCGTCAGGACGAGATCGGGACGCCGTACTGCATCACGGTCGACTTCGACACCCTCGAGGACGATGCCGTGACCATCCGTGAGCGTGACTCGATGCGCCAGGAGCGCGTCTCGATCGACCAGGTCGAGGCCTGGCTGGCGCCTCGCCTCCTCGGCTGCTAG
- a CDS encoding DUF6703 family protein, whose translation MPSSDTPRPDPVATNAFERASLPATRFLAGLPPWVPVATVFALVLLGGFLGPWGALPLGIVVLFLLWMLALSWPRLRPSERLMRIAVVVLVIGLTIISVVPRG comes from the coding sequence GTGCCCTCCTCAGACACGCCCCGCCCCGACCCCGTCGCGACCAACGCGTTCGAGCGCGCGAGCCTCCCGGCCACGCGCTTCCTCGCCGGGCTGCCGCCCTGGGTGCCGGTGGCCACCGTCTTCGCCCTCGTGCTCCTCGGAGGCTTCCTCGGCCCCTGGGGGGCCCTCCCTCTCGGCATCGTGGTGCTCTTCCTGCTGTGGATGCTCGCGCTCAGCTGGCCACGGCTGCGCCCGAGCGAGCGGCTGATGCGCATCGCCGTCGTCGTCCTCGTGATCGGTCTGACGATCATCTCGGTCGTCCCCCGGGGCTGA
- a CDS encoding metal ABC transporter substrate-binding protein, whose product MNRTPAAVAASALLLSVAACGATGTTGGDEGTVSVTTSFYPLEYATERVGGEHVSVSNLTPAGAEPHDLELSPKQVLETTRADHLIHLSGFQPSVDDAAAQSEETAFDVSGAARLDIAADEHDGHDHGEGADGGDEGAQDPHFWLDPTRYADVADAIAERLAEDDPEHAEDYRANAEAFTAELGELDRELQQDLSDCDQRDLVTGHAAFAYFADRYGFHQVPVSGLTPDAQPSSAQMAELIAHIKDEDISTVYTEPLVPRDLADTVARDSGADVAVLDPIGGVTEESAGSDYFEIMRSNRDAVVEGQGCR is encoded by the coding sequence ATGAACCGGACCCCGGCCGCCGTGGCCGCCTCTGCCCTGCTCCTCTCCGTCGCCGCCTGCGGGGCCACCGGGACGACCGGCGGGGACGAGGGCACGGTGTCGGTCACCACGTCGTTCTACCCGCTCGAGTACGCCACCGAGCGGGTGGGCGGGGAGCACGTCTCCGTCAGCAACCTCACCCCGGCCGGTGCCGAGCCGCACGACCTCGAGCTCAGCCCCAAGCAGGTCCTCGAGACCACCCGCGCCGATCACCTGATCCACCTCTCCGGCTTCCAGCCCTCCGTCGACGACGCGGCGGCCCAGAGCGAGGAGACCGCCTTCGACGTCTCCGGGGCGGCCCGGCTCGACATCGCCGCTGACGAGCACGACGGGCACGACCACGGCGAGGGAGCCGACGGAGGGGACGAGGGCGCGCAGGACCCCCACTTCTGGCTCGACCCGACCCGGTACGCCGACGTCGCCGACGCGATCGCCGAGCGTCTCGCCGAGGACGACCCCGAGCACGCCGAGGACTACCGGGCCAACGCCGAGGCCTTCACCGCCGAGCTCGGCGAGCTCGACCGGGAGCTGCAGCAGGACCTGTCCGACTGCGACCAGCGCGACCTCGTCACCGGTCACGCGGCCTTCGCGTACTTCGCCGACCGCTACGGCTTCCACCAGGTGCCGGTCAGCGGACTGACCCCGGATGCCCAGCCGAGCTCCGCGCAGATGGCCGAGCTGATCGCCCACATCAAGGACGAGGACATCAGCACCGTGTACACCGAGCCCCTCGTCCCCCGCGACCTCGCCGACACGGTCGCGCGCGACTCGGGGGCCGACGTGGCCGTCCTCGACCCGATCGGGGGCGTGACGGAGGAGTCCGCAGGGTCCGACTACTTCGAGATCATGCGCAGCAACCGCGACGCCGTCGTCGAGGGGCAGGGGTGCCGATGA
- a CDS encoding metal ABC transporter ATP-binding protein has translation MSNHDPVIELHDAAFGYEDRTVVGDIDLTVRRGEVIAVLGPNGSGKSTLVKGLLGLADQHSGTARVLGSPIGSSAAQRGIGYVPQRHTLASAVTATASEIVTMGRTVRTPWWAPWRIRSASNRAIVREAMAVVGLGALADHDVATLSGGQQRRVLIARALASQPEVFLMDEPTAGVDRGHQQVLVAVMRRLVERGATLVVVTHELDALADLVTRAVVVSGGRISHDGPPEEVVPHEVAHTHHEGEDEPTPSPVPTTFLPTKGGPR, from the coding sequence ATGAGCAACCACGACCCCGTCATCGAGCTGCACGATGCGGCCTTCGGCTACGAGGACCGCACCGTGGTCGGCGACATCGACCTGACCGTGCGACGCGGTGAGGTCATCGCCGTCCTCGGACCGAACGGCTCGGGCAAGTCCACCCTCGTCAAGGGCCTCCTCGGGCTCGCCGACCAGCACTCCGGCACCGCCCGCGTGCTCGGGTCCCCGATCGGGTCGAGCGCCGCCCAGCGCGGCATCGGCTACGTCCCGCAGCGCCACACCCTCGCCTCCGCGGTCACGGCGACGGCCTCCGAGATCGTCACGATGGGCCGCACCGTGCGCACGCCATGGTGGGCACCGTGGCGGATCCGCTCCGCGAGCAACCGGGCCATCGTTCGGGAGGCCATGGCCGTCGTCGGTCTGGGCGCCCTCGCCGACCACGACGTCGCCACCCTCTCCGGTGGGCAGCAGCGTCGCGTGCTCATCGCCCGCGCCCTGGCCAGCCAGCCGGAGGTCTTCCTCATGGACGAGCCGACGGCCGGCGTCGACCGCGGGCACCAGCAGGTGCTGGTCGCGGTGATGCGCCGTCTCGTCGAGCGCGGCGCCACCCTCGTCGTCGTCACCCACGAGCTGGACGCGCTGGCCGACCTGGTCACCCGGGCGGTCGTCGTCAGCGGTGGTCGGATCAGCCACGACGGGCCGCCGGAGGAGGTCGTCCCGCACGAGGTGGCGCACACCCACCACGAGGGCGAGGACGAGCCGACCCCCTCGCCGGTCCCCACGACGTTCCTCCCGACGAAGGGGGGACCCCGGTGA
- a CDS encoding metal ABC transporter permease has protein sequence MIDLLSLEFMRNSLIAAMLVGASAPLVGVFLVQRGMSLVGDGMGHVALAGVGIGVLTQGSPVLAALVVVIVAAVSIELLRHFGRTSGDLALAVMFYGGIAAGVVIIAKAPQGSSTNLQGYLFGALNTVSRNDLIAFAVLAAVVLVTVLVLRERLFAVAQDEEYARASGLPVLATNVLLAVLTGVTVVISMRVIGLLLISALMILPNATGQRLGRSFRTSLLWAVVVGLATSTGGVVVSFYGDAPSGATIVLLAIAAFIASAVGAWLVHLVVRRRHRTAESHEHTHWEDCGHEAVLHGDHVDYLHDGHRHAEHGDHWDEHAPHQPDPSPFEGSHR, from the coding sequence GTGATCGACCTCCTCAGCCTGGAGTTCATGCGCAACTCCCTCATCGCGGCCATGCTCGTCGGGGCGTCCGCACCGCTGGTCGGTGTCTTCCTCGTCCAGCGGGGCATGTCCCTCGTCGGTGACGGCATGGGGCACGTCGCCCTCGCGGGCGTCGGCATCGGCGTGCTCACGCAGGGCTCCCCCGTCCTGGCCGCCCTGGTCGTCGTCATCGTGGCCGCGGTCTCGATCGAGCTGTTGCGGCACTTCGGCCGCACCAGCGGGGACCTCGCGCTGGCCGTCATGTTCTACGGCGGCATCGCGGCCGGTGTCGTCATCATCGCCAAGGCACCGCAGGGGTCCTCGACGAACCTGCAGGGGTATCTCTTCGGCGCGCTCAACACCGTCTCCCGCAACGACCTCATCGCCTTCGCCGTCCTCGCCGCGGTCGTGCTCGTGACGGTCCTCGTGCTGCGTGAACGCCTCTTCGCCGTCGCCCAGGACGAGGAGTACGCCCGCGCCTCCGGCCTGCCCGTGCTCGCGACGAACGTCCTGCTCGCGGTGCTCACCGGCGTCACGGTCGTCATCTCCATGCGGGTGATCGGCCTGCTGCTCATCAGTGCGCTGATGATCCTGCCCAACGCCACCGGCCAGCGCCTCGGGCGCTCCTTCCGCACCAGCCTGCTGTGGGCCGTGGTGGTCGGGCTGGCCACGAGCACCGGCGGAGTGGTCGTCAGCTTCTACGGCGACGCCCCGTCGGGCGCGACGATCGTCCTGCTGGCCATCGCGGCCTTCATCGCCTCCGCGGTCGGCGCCTGGCTCGTGCACCTGGTCGTCCGGCGGCGGCACCGGACCGCGGAGAGCCATGAGCACACGCACTGGGAGGACTGCGGCCACGAGGCCGTCCTCCACGGGGACCACGTCGACTACCTCCACGACGGGCACCGGCACGCCGAGCACGGTGACCACTGGGACGAGCACGCCCCCCACCAGCCCGACCCGTCCCCCTTCGAAGGGAGCCACCGATGA
- a CDS encoding transcriptional repressor has protein sequence MTDVRSRRPTKQRIAIESDLDRVEEFRTAQEIHASLHATGDKIGLATVYRTLQAMVDEDLVDQLRTDDGEQIFRRCSTGHHHHLVCRDCGRTVEVEGPAVERWADRVAAEHGFTEVAHTLELFGRCAPCRR, from the coding sequence ATGACCGACGTCCGCAGCCGCCGCCCGACGAAGCAGCGCATCGCCATCGAGTCCGACCTCGACCGCGTCGAGGAGTTCCGCACCGCGCAGGAGATCCACGCCAGCCTCCACGCCACCGGCGACAAGATCGGGTTGGCGACCGTCTACCGCACGCTGCAGGCCATGGTCGACGAGGACCTCGTCGACCAGCTGCGCACGGACGACGGCGAGCAGATCTTCCGCCGCTGCAGCACCGGTCACCACCACCACCTGGTCTGCCGCGACTGCGGTCGCACCGTCGAGGTCGAGGGACCGGCCGTGGAGCGGTGGGCCGACCGGGTGGCTGCGGAGCACGGCTTCACCGAGGTGGCCCACACCCTGGAGCTCTTCGGGCGCTGCGCCCCGTGCCGCCGCTGA